A region of the Stieleria neptunia genome:
GACTGACCGGAAAATCGGGAAAGAGCTACGTCCACCGCGGCGGCTTTTGTCTGGAAACCCAACACTATCCCGACAGTCCCAATCAGCCGAACTTCCCCTCGACGATCCTGAAACCGGACGACGAGTACGTCACCAAAACGATCTTTAAGTTCTCGACGCGCTGAATCGGTCGTTCTTGCGGCATGCACAGCATGCCCTACGGCAACAACCGATGCGAGCAACTCGTTCCCAGGCTCCCGCCTGGGAACGCCATCGACCGCCGGCTCCGCCGGCCGAATGCGAGGCGGAGCCTCCGAGACAGTGTGTCCCCAGGCGGAGCCTGGGAACAAGTTCTTGCGGCATGCACAGCATGCCCTACGGCAGCAACCAGGGCGTGACCTGGTTTTTCATCTGGTTCCGCACCGGAAGCGCCAACGGGTTTTGATAGTCCGGCGGACGCATCGAGTTGTCGTCCGGACCGATGTCGGCTTGTGGAAACGGGTCGTGCACGACCGCGTTGGCTTGCTGGTAATTCATCGGCCCCGGCGGAGCCACCCAGCCGCGGTTGACCAAGCTTTGGCAACCCATCAAGCCGGTCATCGCCAGGGCGAGCCAAACACCGCCACAAAGGCATCGTCGATTGATTCGTGCGTCCATCTTCCATCCCATCAAGTGGCGTAAGCTTCCAGCTTGCGATCCGTGGCCTAAGCTCCAGCTTGCGATACACACTACAGGGCCGTGCCACCCGGGCGGTAGCCCAATTCATTTGTTGCGGCGGCGATAGTGCTGGCTGATCGCGAGGATCGAAACCAGGTACATCGCCCCGAACAGCAGCGGGGCAATCCCCGGCCACCAGGCCATCAGCGGGGCGACCAGAAAAAACGCGATGCCCGCCAGTGCCGAACCGCCCCAAATGTGACCGGCCATCGCCACAAAGGCGAATCCGCTGAGCGCCGAGGCGAGCGGAAACAACGCGGACTGGTTGATATCCCCGATGAACAGCAAGACATTCACGACCGCCAGGGCGCTCAGGTAGCCCAGCCAAATCGACCAAACCGGGCGTTCGGCAATGCTGCGGGGGGACAACGATCCGTCACGGGCCCGATAAATGGTGCCAAAAATCAGCGCAAACATCGTCAATCGCGGAATCCAATACGCGATCGAGGGAGGAAAATTCATCCTCAGCAACACAAAAATCAACACGTGCGTGACGAAGATGATCAACCCCAGCAACAGCAACGTCTCGTGCCAATGCA
Encoded here:
- a CDS encoding membrane or secreted protein, which codes for MDARINRRCLCGGVWLALAMTGLMGCQSLVNRGWVAPPGPMNYQQANAVVHDPFPQADIGPDDNSMRPPDYQNPLALPVRNQMKNQVTPWLLP